Below is a genomic region from Gillisia sp. Hel_I_86.
GGCAATCCCATATATCCGGCAATAGAGGTGATATTAATCACAAGTCCTCCACCCTGCTCTCTCATATGAGGCAGTACGGCCTTGGTAACGTTCAGCGGGCCAAAATAATTGGTATCAAATGCCTTTTTGATCTCTTCTTCCGGGGTTTCTTCAATAGGACCGGTTATCCCGATCCCCGCATTATTGATCAGCACATCTATTTTACCTTCTTTAGCGATCAATTCTGAAATAGCCGAAATGATAGTTTCATTCTTGGTAACATCGAGTGTTATAAGGGGAAAAGAAGTCGTGTGATCGGGGTTTGGGTTTCTGCTGGTTCCGTAAACCTTAAAATTTTTGGACATCAAGAATTCTCCTATGGATTTTCCAATTCCGGAAGAGCCTCCTGTAATAAGTACAACGTGTGGGGAAGTATCTGTTTTCATGATCACAAAGATGCGATAAAATTTAAATATCAGACACAAAAAATGGCAAGCGACCCACATCACACCGCTACGACCACTTACCCTTGCTGCGTTCCCGCCCTGGGGGATTCAGCAGGAGCTGGTTGTGTGGGACTTGCCGCTGCAAATATACAATGTTTACTACATTTTGCAAGGATTTTTTAACTTGAATTAATTAAATTAGCCCAAAGCAAACAACAATATTTTCATGAAGAAAGCTAAGCTCCTGTTACTGTTTATTTTAAATCTTTTATTTATTTCCTGCGGAAGTAATCCTGATAAAAATAAAAGTGACTTTTCACTCAGTTTTGTGAGTTCCAAAGCCGAATTTAAGTTGGGCGAGACCGTAAAAATCAGTGTTCAGAACCCTAAAAACAAAAAAATAGATTCTACTTCCTTTTATTTTGAAAGGGAATTATTGGGAACAACAACTTCTACTTCAGAATTAGAGATCCCTTTAAATTTCGAAAAACTGGGAAATCAGAAAATCAACGCCATTGTTTTTTCTGAAGGAGCAGCAGATAGCCTTCAAATAGATCTTAAGATCTTTAATAGCAAAGCTCCAGAAATTTACACTTATAAAATTATAAACACCTATCCGCACGATATCGCAGCCTATACCCAAGGATTGGAATTTTTTAAAGACACTTTATACGAAAGTACCGGGCAATATGGTACCTCCTCCTTAAGAAAAACGAATTTTGAAACTGGCGAGGTTTTCGAAAAAGTAGAGTTATCCGATCAATATTTCGGAGAAGGACTTTCTATTCTTAATGGGAATATTTATCAGCTTACCTGGAAAGAAGGAGAAGGATTCATTTATAATCTTAAAGACCTTAAAAAGACAGGTTCTTTCAATTTTAATGAAAGTAAAGAAGGCTGGGGTTTGTGCAACGATGGCAAACAATTTTACAAGAGTGATGGCACCGAAAAAATCTGGATCCTAAATGGCGAAACTTTAGCTGAAGAAACCTTTATACAACCCACCACAAATAGATCTATTTCTACACAATTGAATGAATTGGAATGGGTAGAAGGGAAAATTTATGCAAATACCTATCAAAAAGACGGTGTTGCCATTATTAATCCAAAAAATGGGGCTATAGAAGGGATCATTAATTTTAAGGGATTGCGGGATAAAGTAACGCAGCATCCTAAACTTGATGTTTTAAATGGAATCGCATACAACCCAAATACCCAGAAATTGTATGTGACCGGAAAAAACTGGG
It encodes:
- a CDS encoding SDR family oxidoreductase, with the protein product MKTDTSPHVVLITGGSSGIGKSIGEFLMSKNFKVYGTSRNPNPDHTTSFPLITLDVTKNETIISAISELIAKEGKIDVLINNAGIGITGPIEETPEEEIKKAFDTNYFGPLNVTKAVLPHMREQGGGLVINITSIAGYMGLPYRGIYSATKGALELTTEAFRMELKGFNVQMTNVAPGDFATNIAAGRYHAPVLEASPYKKAYKNTLDIMNKHVDEGKDPELMAKMIYKIINTPKPRGHYKVGEPLQKFSIALKRILPDKLYEKILLKHYKL
- a CDS encoding glutaminyl-peptide cyclotransferase; the protein is MKKAKLLLLFILNLLFISCGSNPDKNKSDFSLSFVSSKAEFKLGETVKISVQNPKNKKIDSTSFYFERELLGTTTSTSELEIPLNFEKLGNQKINAIVFSEGAADSLQIDLKIFNSKAPEIYTYKIINTYPHDIAAYTQGLEFFKDTLYESTGQYGTSSLRKTNFETGEVFEKVELSDQYFGEGLSILNGNIYQLTWKEGEGFIYNLKDLKKTGSFNFNESKEGWGLCNDGKQFYKSDGTEKIWILNGETLAEETFIQPTTNRSISTQLNELEWVEGKIYANTYQKDGVAIINPKNGAIEGIINFKGLRDKVTQHPKLDVLNGIAYNPNTQKLYVTGKNWDKLFEVEIVEK